From a region of the Triticum aestivum cultivar Chinese Spring chromosome 7D, IWGSC CS RefSeq v2.1, whole genome shotgun sequence genome:
- the LOC123164035 gene encoding uncharacterized protein has protein sequence MSSPSRSFFVCRRARRPAGASFSPPEPREPLRLSSRRTFPAVDTRFRPSIVYHGARLSSAGQESTWQVALVSMVPGRRSRRPLSSSAEGDSGRLPQVHGWHGLLSSSAV, from the exons ATGTCCTCCCCGTCACGATCCTTCTTCGTCTGCCGGCGGGCGCGCCGCCCAGCCGGGGCTTCCTTCTCGCCTCCGGAGCCTCGAGAGCCGCTCCGTCTCTCCTCCAGGCGCACCTTCCCGGCCGTGGACACACGCTTCCGTCCGTCGATAGTTTACCATGGCGCGCGCTTGTCGTCGGCCGGCCAAGAATCTACATG GCAGGTCGCTCTCGTCTCCATGGTGCCCGGCCGGCGCTCGCGGCGGCCCCTCTCGTCGTCGGCCGAGGGCGACTCTGGCCGACTGCCACAAGTGCATGGCTGGCATGGTTTACTATCATCCAGCGCCGTCTAG